In a single window of the Nitrospira sp. MA-1 genome:
- a CDS encoding IS3 family transposase, with protein MIQRCRTMFPLRLMCRLLHVSPSGFYARQRRSPSPWAQDCQRLTAAIRIIHADSDGVYGSPKIWQVLRRQGEGCGKHRVARLMQRERLRGIPAPTRWKRRRSGDRPAGITNQLARDFSAPGPNAKWVTDITYIPTQEGWLYLAVVLDLFSRQVIGWSMQPQLGRDLVLQAVLMAVWQRTSAAPVILHSDRGTQYTSQEFQAFLQAHGIVSSMSGVGSCYDNAVAESFFGLLKRERVHRRQYQTRAEARADIFDYIERFYNHQRSHSFTQGLAPKNFREQHDPQSSLTRP; from the coding sequence ATGATTCAACGTTGTCGCACCATGTTTCCTCTGCGTCTGATGTGTCGTCTCCTCCACGTCTCCCCGAGTGGGTTTTATGCCCGGCAGCGCCGCTCTCCGAGTCCCTGGGCTCAAGACTGTCAGCGCCTGACGGCCGCCATTCGCATCATCCATGCAGACAGTGATGGGGTCTATGGGAGCCCGAAGATCTGGCAGGTGTTACGCAGGCAAGGCGAGGGCTGTGGGAAACATCGTGTTGCCCGTTTAATGCAACGGGAGCGGTTGCGAGGGATTCCTGCTCCCACGCGTTGGAAACGGCGGAGATCTGGAGACCGACCGGCTGGAATCACGAATCAGTTGGCCCGGGATTTTTCAGCCCCAGGTCCGAATGCCAAATGGGTGACGGATATCACCTATATTCCCACGCAAGAAGGCTGGCTGTACTTGGCGGTGGTGCTCGATTTGTTCTCTCGGCAAGTGATTGGGTGGTCGATGCAGCCACAACTGGGACGGGACCTGGTCCTCCAAGCCGTGCTGATGGCCGTGTGGCAGCGGACGAGTGCGGCCCCTGTCATCCTGCATTCCGACCGAGGCACCCAGTATACCTCACAGGAGTTTCAAGCCTTTCTCCAGGCTCATGGGATTGTCAGCAGTATGAGTGGCGTGGGAAGTTGTTATGACAATGCCGTGGCAGAGAGTTTCTTTGGCCTCCTCAAACGAGAGCGAGTCCATCGGCGGCAGTACCAAACCCGGGCAGAGGCCCGCGCCGATATTTTTGACTACATTGAGCGGTTTTACAATCATCAGCGGAGCCACTCCTTTACTCAGGGACTGGCCCCGAAGAATTTTAGGGAGCAACACGATCCACAGTCTTCTTTAACCCGTCCGTGA
- a CDS encoding transposase, translated as MEQRRKYSQEFKQEAVQLTKQAGGAITQVAKALGLNAAMLGRWCREAGRRGAKAFPGTGMPHDQELARLKRELALVTRERDFLKEAAAFFAKTSR; from the coding sequence ATGGAGCAACGGAGAAAGTACAGCCAAGAGTTTAAGCAGGAAGCCGTTCAACTGACCAAACAGGCCGGTGGGGCGATTACCCAAGTGGCGAAGGCTTTAGGCCTTAATGCGGCCATGTTGGGGCGGTGGTGTCGGGAGGCCGGACGGCGAGGGGCGAAAGCTTTTCCAGGCACTGGGATGCCTCACGATCAAGAGTTGGCTCGCCTCAAACGTGAATTGGCCCTGGTCACTCGCGAGCGGGATTTTTTAAAAGAGGCGGCAGCGTTCTTCGCCAAGACCTCCCGATAA
- a CDS encoding lipid A biosynthesis acyltransferase, with amino-acid sequence MAEHYLISRRLSLAFPSLKKIVWKIEAWLFAGVFLVLRALPMQFSGALSGGIFKTFAGFTPRINTAKKNLRLTFPDKTEQEIQQLSRETFHSLGLALSELIHMLTVWEQRDQRLEFSVAPESEEVLCGDRPIVFVTAHTQAWQFTNFLAAQFSLRVSIIYAPESNPYLREFFFKLRNAFPVRLVSRDGGIRTLARELKNGHSIGLAIDTRLDGAEMIPFFGIEAPTNTTPARLALRNQCAFIPVHVVRLPDYRYRICVDKPILPDNPSASSSEQAIDMTCQLNRKFEQWIREAPGQWICLKRRWPKKSKVDRVEVEH; translated from the coding sequence ATGGCTGAACACTATCTAATTTCTCGCCGCCTAAGCCTGGCTTTCCCCTCGCTAAAAAAAATCGTGTGGAAAATTGAAGCATGGCTATTCGCTGGAGTTTTTCTGGTATTAAGGGCATTACCTATGCAGTTTTCGGGGGCGCTTAGTGGCGGGATTTTCAAAACATTCGCAGGTTTCACTCCAAGGATTAATACAGCCAAAAAAAATTTGCGACTGACCTTTCCCGATAAAACCGAACAAGAGATCCAGCAACTTAGCCGAGAAACCTTTCACAGCCTGGGGCTTGCTCTTTCAGAATTGATTCATATGCTTACAGTGTGGGAACAGCGTGACCAACGCCTTGAATTTTCCGTTGCCCCAGAGAGCGAAGAAGTTTTGTGCGGTGATCGACCCATCGTTTTTGTTACTGCACACACCCAAGCCTGGCAATTCACGAATTTTTTGGCAGCACAATTTAGTTTGCGTGTCTCTATCATCTATGCACCGGAGTCCAACCCCTATCTTAGAGAGTTTTTTTTCAAATTACGCAACGCCTTCCCCGTACGCCTGGTATCCCGTGATGGTGGTATTCGAACGCTGGCTCGCGAACTCAAGAATGGCCATTCCATTGGTTTGGCCATAGATACGCGGCTGGACGGTGCCGAAATGATCCCCTTCTTTGGTATTGAGGCACCCACGAATACCACGCCGGCTCGCCTTGCCTTGCGCAACCAATGCGCTTTTATCCCGGTTCATGTGGTGCGACTGCCGGACTATCGTTACCGAATCTGTGTGGACAAACCAATACTCCCCGACAACCCTTCAGCATCTTCCTCGGAACAGGCTATCGATATGACGTGTCAATTGAATCGAAAATTTGAACAGTGGATTAGAGAAGCACCGGGACAATGGATATGCCTGAAACGTCGCTGGCCTAAAAAGTCAAAGGTAGATAGAGTAGAAGTAGAGCACTAG
- a CDS encoding polyprenyl synthetase family protein — protein MHQEPALRDLESMEDVWEAFRPDLIEVESQITKHLESHAPLINTVAGHIFASGGKRIRPLLLILCARLCGYLQKDFLLLGSLVEFIHTATLLHDDVLDEADLRRGQPTARKLWGNQASILVGDYLYSQAMALIATFHNHGINEALADACRKMAEGEVLQLCANSQPHLSEAAYLKIVEYKTAALVAASCKVGAIVGGASIEEQAALYRFGYHLGMAFQLADDRLDYAADRAKLGKALGQDIRQGMITIPLLHLLQTCSSQDNQWITEKILAHAIEDEDVTKIIQLMQKQGSLAYSTARAREFVEAAALDLEPFSACTAKRSLSITACYMVNRDQ, from the coding sequence ATGCATCAGGAACCAGCCCTCAGAGACCTGGAATCCATGGAGGATGTGTGGGAAGCCTTTCGGCCGGACCTAATTGAGGTTGAAAGCCAGATTACCAAACACCTTGAATCGCATGCCCCGCTCATAAATACCGTCGCTGGTCACATCTTTGCCAGTGGAGGGAAACGTATCCGTCCGCTGCTTCTGATTCTCTGCGCTCGTCTCTGTGGATATCTCCAAAAAGACTTTTTGTTGCTGGGCAGTCTCGTCGAGTTTATTCATACGGCCACGTTATTACATGATGACGTCTTAGACGAAGCCGACCTCCGACGGGGACAACCTACCGCAAGGAAACTCTGGGGAAACCAGGCCAGCATCCTTGTGGGCGATTATTTGTATTCTCAGGCCATGGCCCTGATTGCCACCTTCCACAATCATGGCATCAACGAAGCCTTAGCGGATGCCTGCCGAAAGATGGCTGAAGGGGAGGTTCTTCAACTCTGCGCCAATAGTCAACCACACCTATCGGAGGCCGCCTACCTCAAAATTGTTGAATATAAAACAGCAGCCCTTGTTGCTGCCTCCTGTAAGGTTGGGGCGATCGTTGGAGGTGCCTCAATCGAAGAACAAGCCGCTCTTTATCGGTTTGGCTATCATCTTGGCATGGCCTTTCAATTGGCTGATGATCGCTTGGATTATGCGGCAGACCGTGCAAAACTCGGTAAAGCCCTTGGTCAGGATATTCGCCAGGGCATGATTACCATCCCATTACTCCACCTTCTCCAGACTTGCTCTTCTCAAGACAACCAATGGATCACCGAAAAGATTTTGGCCCATGCCATTGAAGATGAGGACGTCACGAAAATCATCCAATTAATGCAGAAACAAGGATCACTGGCCTATTCCACCGCTCGAGCACGGGAGTTCGTCGAAGCCGCGGCCCTTGACCTTGAACCGTTCTCCGCCTGCACCGCCAAACGATCCCTCTCCATCACCGCCTGCTACATGGTCAACCGCGACCAATAA
- the gltB gene encoding glutamate synthase large subunit — protein sequence MHNQPVWNLPGLPSAQGLYHPGNEHDGCGIGFVAHIKGQKSHDIIEKGLEVNKNLTHRGAQGSDPCTGDGAGILSQIPHDFFHRVATESGIDLPVAGAYGVGMVFLPQDAKTRQQCEAVFEAIIGEEGQRFLGWRDVPAKEDQIGEQARKTMPAIRQFFVARELLNPMQFERKLYVIRKRITRAVRESALPGKEWVYISSLSGNTIVYKGMLLPEQVSLFYPDLADPTFTSALALVHSRFSTNTFPTWALAHPYRYSVHNGEINTLKGNVNWMRARQGRLASELFGEDLKKLFPIIDDSTQSDSACLDNAIEFLVMAGRSLPHAMMMLIPEPWVGNPQMDFDRRGFYEYHAAVMEPWDGPAAVCFTDGKLVGATLDRNGLRPCRYQITKDDVVVLASEAGVLPVDPKTIRMKGRLQPGRMFVVDTVQGRILDDEEIKADITKRKPYRQWLTQYRVSLDELPEPLNVPQPDHPTLRQRQQAFGYTVEELKMVLIPMAVTGEEPISSMGTDTPLAVLSERPQLLFKYFKQLFAQVTNPPIDPIREHLVMSLFTNIGPKPNVIAEIPEACRRIKLQQPILSNLDLQKIRMIGDPHFKSKTLSLLFNVAEGPEGMAAALDQLCQQASRAIKDGEKFLILSDRGINAEWAPIPSLLGVSAVHHHLVREETRTEVGLILETGEPRDVHHFACLIGYGVGAINPYLVFESLVDMEREGYFPESVDAATAESKFIKAVNKGLLKIFSKMGISTVQSYCGAQIFEAIGLNNQLIDRFFTGTASRIEGIGLSEVGEETLRRHALAYRPVPMRQLDFGGEIHYRIQGEHHNWNPETIYKLQHASRANDAKAYADFSALVNKEDQRRSNLRGLFEFNWAAEPIPLEDVEPASEIVKRFTTGAMSFGAISKEAHETLAIAMNRIGAKSNTGEGGEDPERFNPLPNGDSKNSYIKQVASGRFGVTAHYLVNARELQIKMAQGAKPGEGGQLPGHKVDEIIARLRYSTPGVQLISPPPHHDIYSIEDLKQLIFDLKNSNPEAAISVKLVAEVGVGTVAAGVAKAHADKVLISGDSGGTGASPLSSIKYAGVPWELGLAETHQTLVLNDLRGRIRVETDGQLKTGRDVVIATLLGAEEFGFSTAPLIVEGCIMMRKCHLNTCPVGVATQDGELRKQFTGKPEHVVNFFMFVAEEIRSLMAKLGFRTIREMIGRVDKLKVHKAVDHWKAKGLDLSPLLIKPDVGPEVATSCVQKQDHGLKEILDNQLAEWCQPAIERGESVSLDLPIRNVNRTTGTVLSSHIARRYGPDGLPSDTIRIKFTGSAGQSFGAFLSKGITLILEGESNDYLGKGLSGGKIIVIPPKGVTYSPEDTILIGNTSLYGATGGEGYFYGIAGERFAVRNSGARAVIDGTGDHGCEYMTGGVVVVLGKTGRNFAAGMSGGDAYVLDEDGQFPARCNMGMVELEPVVSSEDKQTLRGMIEAHLRYTQSANARRVLESWDMMLPKFVKVMPSDYKRVLQERKTALAKEHAQREREAVSRG from the coding sequence GTGCATAACCAACCAGTGTGGAATCTCCCGGGATTGCCTTCAGCCCAAGGCCTCTACCATCCTGGAAATGAGCATGATGGCTGTGGAATCGGGTTTGTTGCCCATATAAAGGGGCAAAAATCACACGACATCATAGAAAAGGGCCTGGAGGTCAACAAAAATCTGACTCATCGGGGAGCACAAGGATCTGACCCATGTACCGGCGATGGGGCAGGAATTCTCTCCCAGATACCCCATGATTTTTTTCATCGGGTTGCCACTGAATCTGGTATCGACCTTCCGGTAGCCGGGGCCTATGGGGTAGGCATGGTGTTTTTGCCCCAGGATGCCAAGACCAGGCAACAGTGCGAAGCCGTCTTTGAAGCGATCATAGGGGAAGAGGGTCAAAGATTTTTAGGGTGGCGTGATGTTCCAGCCAAAGAGGATCAAATCGGGGAACAGGCTCGAAAAACGATGCCCGCCATTCGACAGTTTTTTGTCGCACGTGAATTACTGAATCCGATGCAGTTTGAACGAAAACTGTATGTCATTCGTAAACGCATAACCCGGGCCGTTCGGGAATCAGCTCTCCCGGGGAAAGAATGGGTGTATATATCCAGTCTATCCGGCAACACGATTGTCTATAAGGGAATGTTGTTGCCTGAACAGGTTTCACTGTTTTATCCCGATCTTGCGGATCCCACATTTACCTCGGCGTTGGCCCTTGTGCATTCCCGCTTTAGTACAAACACGTTTCCAACCTGGGCCTTAGCCCATCCCTATCGCTATTCGGTCCATAATGGCGAAATTAATACGCTGAAGGGGAATGTCAATTGGATGCGGGCCCGACAGGGGCGGCTGGCCTCTGAACTATTTGGAGAGGATCTGAAAAAACTCTTTCCGATTATCGATGATTCCACGCAAAGCGATTCAGCCTGTTTGGATAATGCCATTGAGTTTTTGGTGATGGCCGGCCGGTCCCTGCCTCATGCCATGATGATGTTGATTCCGGAACCGTGGGTGGGAAATCCTCAAATGGATTTTGACCGACGAGGGTTTTATGAATATCACGCGGCCGTGATGGAACCGTGGGATGGACCAGCGGCCGTGTGCTTTACCGATGGGAAACTTGTCGGTGCGACCTTGGATCGGAATGGTCTGCGTCCCTGCCGGTATCAAATTACCAAGGATGATGTCGTGGTGTTGGCTTCAGAAGCAGGAGTGCTTCCGGTAGATCCTAAGACCATTCGCATGAAGGGACGCCTGCAACCGGGTCGGATGTTTGTCGTGGATACCGTCCAAGGGCGTATTCTTGACGACGAAGAAATTAAAGCCGATATCACCAAACGGAAGCCCTATCGACAATGGTTAACGCAATATCGGGTGTCTTTAGATGAACTGCCTGAGCCACTCAATGTGCCGCAACCCGATCATCCGACGTTGCGCCAACGCCAGCAAGCCTTTGGGTATACGGTGGAAGAATTGAAAATGGTGTTGATTCCTATGGCGGTAACCGGTGAAGAGCCTATTTCTTCAATGGGAACCGATACGCCTTTAGCCGTGTTGTCCGAACGGCCGCAACTTCTTTTCAAATATTTCAAACAATTGTTTGCTCAAGTCACGAATCCTCCTATCGATCCGATCCGGGAGCATCTGGTGATGTCCCTTTTCACCAACATAGGGCCTAAGCCGAACGTTATTGCGGAGATTCCTGAGGCCTGTCGAAGGATTAAATTGCAGCAACCGATCCTTAGCAATCTTGACCTGCAAAAGATTCGCATGATTGGAGATCCTCACTTTAAAAGTAAGACCCTTTCATTGCTCTTTAACGTGGCTGAGGGACCTGAGGGCATGGCTGCAGCTCTTGATCAATTATGTCAGCAAGCTTCGAGAGCAATTAAGGATGGGGAAAAGTTTCTGATTCTGAGCGATCGAGGCATTAATGCCGAGTGGGCACCTATTCCCAGTTTATTGGGGGTCTCAGCCGTTCATCATCATCTGGTTCGAGAAGAAACCCGAACAGAGGTCGGGTTGATTCTGGAAACAGGGGAACCGCGTGATGTGCATCATTTTGCCTGCCTCATTGGATACGGAGTCGGGGCCATCAATCCGTATTTGGTGTTTGAGTCCCTCGTGGATATGGAACGGGAAGGGTATTTTCCTGAAAGTGTCGATGCGGCGACGGCCGAATCCAAGTTTATCAAGGCAGTTAACAAAGGATTGCTGAAAATTTTCTCAAAGATGGGGATTTCTACGGTCCAGTCCTATTGTGGCGCTCAAATTTTTGAGGCTATTGGCCTGAATAACCAGTTGATTGATCGGTTTTTTACCGGAACGGCTTCACGGATCGAAGGCATTGGTCTCAGTGAGGTGGGTGAAGAGACCTTGCGCCGGCATGCTCTGGCCTATCGTCCCGTCCCCATGCGCCAATTAGATTTTGGTGGCGAAATCCATTATCGGATTCAGGGAGAGCATCATAATTGGAATCCTGAAACGATTTACAAACTTCAGCATGCGTCGCGTGCGAATGATGCCAAAGCCTATGCCGATTTTTCAGCCCTCGTGAATAAGGAAGACCAACGGCGCTCGAATCTTCGTGGGTTGTTTGAGTTTAACTGGGCAGCCGAACCCATCCCCCTTGAGGACGTGGAACCTGCCAGTGAAATTGTGAAGCGATTTACCACGGGTGCCATGTCATTTGGGGCAATCAGTAAAGAAGCGCATGAAACATTGGCCATCGCCATGAATCGCATCGGTGCCAAAAGTAATACCGGAGAGGGCGGCGAGGACCCGGAACGATTTAACCCCTTGCCAAACGGGGATTCCAAAAATTCCTATATAAAGCAGGTGGCGTCCGGTCGTTTTGGGGTGACGGCACATTATCTGGTGAATGCCCGGGAATTGCAGATCAAAATGGCCCAGGGGGCTAAGCCTGGTGAAGGAGGACAGTTGCCGGGACACAAGGTGGATGAAATTATTGCCAGGCTTCGGTATTCCACGCCAGGAGTGCAACTGATCTCGCCCCCTCCTCATCATGATATTTATTCTATCGAGGATCTCAAACAACTCATTTTTGACCTGAAGAATTCCAATCCCGAAGCCGCGATTTCCGTGAAACTCGTGGCCGAAGTCGGGGTCGGAACCGTGGCGGCAGGAGTGGCAAAGGCTCATGCCGATAAAGTCCTTATCAGCGGTGATTCCGGTGGAACCGGGGCTTCTCCCTTATCCTCCATCAAGTATGCGGGAGTACCCTGGGAATTGGGTCTGGCCGAAACGCACCAGACGCTCGTGCTCAATGATCTGCGTGGACGTATTCGAGTGGAAACCGACGGCCAACTTAAAACGGGCCGTGATGTGGTGATTGCCACGCTCTTGGGGGCGGAAGAATTCGGTTTTTCTACGGCGCCATTGATCGTTGAGGGGTGCATCATGATGAGGAAATGCCACCTCAATACCTGTCCGGTAGGAGTGGCCACCCAAGATGGGGAGTTGCGAAAACAATTTACGGGGAAACCAGAGCATGTTGTGAACTTCTTTATGTTTGTGGCGGAAGAAATTCGCTCTCTGATGGCAAAGCTCGGATTCAGGACCATTCGGGAGATGATCGGACGTGTGGATAAGCTCAAAGTGCATAAAGCTGTTGATCATTGGAAAGCCAAAGGGCTGGATTTGTCTCCGTTATTGATCAAGCCGGATGTCGGTCCTGAAGTGGCCACATCGTGTGTGCAAAAACAAGATCACGGTCTGAAGGAGATTTTGGATAATCAATTGGCGGAATGGTGTCAACCAGCCATTGAGCGGGGAGAGTCGGTTTCCTTGGATCTGCCTATACGAAATGTAAACCGGACCACCGGGACTGTTCTGTCAAGCCATATTGCCCGTAGGTACGGGCCGGATGGACTCCCTTCTGACACGATTCGGATTAAGTTTACCGGATCGGCTGGACAATCCTTTGGTGCCTTTTTGTCGAAGGGTATTACGCTCATTCTGGAAGGCGAGTCGAATGACTATTTGGGGAAAGGTCTCTCTGGAGGGAAAATTATTGTGATTCCACCGAAGGGAGTGACGTATTCGCCGGAAGACACGATTCTGATCGGGAACACGTCCCTCTATGGGGCGACAGGTGGTGAAGGGTATTTTTATGGCATTGCGGGAGAACGGTTTGCTGTCCGGAATAGTGGCGCACGGGCCGTCATTGATGGAACCGGTGATCATGGGTGTGAATATATGACCGGGGGTGTGGTGGTGGTTCTTGGGAAAACGGGACGTAATTTTGCGGCCGGGATGTCCGGAGGCGATGCCTATGTGTTGGATGAGGATGGGCAATTCCCCGCACGTTGCAATATGGGCATGGTGGAATTAGAACCTGTTGTGTCATCGGAAGATAAACAGACCCTTCGTGGGATGATAGAGGCCCATCTTCGTTACACCCAAAGTGCCAATGCCAGGAGGGTTCTTGAATCGTGGGATATGATGTTGCCGAAATTTGTCAAAGTCATGCCCAGTGATTACAAGCGAGTGCTGCAGGAAAGGAAAACGGCCTTGGCCAAAGAACATGCTCAACGGGAGCGGGAGGCGGTGAGCCGTGGCTGA
- a CDS encoding glutamate synthase subunit beta: protein MADPRGFLKYKREGPQRRPVELRVLDWKEIYEPFSDDKLKTQGARCMDCGVPFCQSPSGCPVVNLIPEWNDLVHKGRWKDALKALHATNNFPEFTGRLCPAPCESACVLGINSDPVSIRVIEWNIIDKGFEEGWVEPVLPVVSSGKRVAIVGSGPAGLAAAQQLARTGHEVTVLEKADRIGGLLRYGIPDFKMEKWVLDRRLEQMRKEGVTFQTSVCVGVDTTVEALRRDYDAVLLAMGAEQPRELPVPGRDLKGVHLAMDYLTQQNKQVAGDTLLGEHISAKGKRVVIIGGGDTGSDCLGTAHRQGCVEAHQFELLPEPPPNRAQSTPWPLWPMQLRTSHAHEEGCDREWSISTTKFSGENGHLTRLHATRVNFENGKVVPVPGAEIKMDVELVLLAMGFVGPVKGGLLDSLGLQYDSRGNVAVDEHFMTNMDGVFATGDTKRGASLIVWAIAEGRKSAAGIHRYLQAGRSFRVS from the coding sequence GTGGCTGATCCTCGTGGTTTTTTGAAATATAAACGGGAAGGACCTCAACGACGGCCGGTTGAGCTACGGGTTCTCGATTGGAAAGAAATTTATGAACCCTTTTCCGACGACAAACTCAAAACGCAGGGTGCACGCTGTATGGATTGCGGGGTGCCATTTTGTCAAAGCCCCTCTGGCTGTCCTGTGGTGAATTTGATCCCGGAATGGAACGATCTGGTACATAAGGGACGATGGAAAGATGCCCTCAAGGCGCTTCATGCCACCAATAACTTTCCTGAGTTTACCGGACGTCTCTGTCCGGCTCCATGCGAGTCAGCATGTGTGTTAGGCATTAATAGCGATCCGGTCTCTATCCGAGTCATTGAATGGAATATTATTGATAAAGGGTTTGAAGAAGGGTGGGTTGAACCGGTGCTACCGGTTGTCTCATCCGGGAAACGGGTTGCCATTGTCGGGTCGGGTCCAGCAGGGTTGGCGGCGGCCCAACAATTAGCCCGGACTGGTCATGAAGTGACAGTTTTGGAAAAGGCTGATCGGATTGGAGGCTTGCTTCGCTATGGTATTCCAGATTTTAAAATGGAGAAGTGGGTATTAGACCGTCGATTGGAGCAGATGCGGAAAGAGGGGGTGACCTTTCAGACTAGCGTGTGCGTTGGTGTGGACACCACTGTCGAGGCACTCCGTCGTGACTATGATGCGGTGTTGCTGGCGATGGGGGCCGAGCAACCAAGAGAATTGCCCGTTCCAGGAAGAGATCTTAAGGGCGTTCATCTCGCCATGGATTATCTTACTCAACAGAATAAGCAAGTGGCCGGGGATACCCTTCTGGGAGAGCACATATCGGCTAAAGGCAAACGGGTGGTGATTATCGGTGGTGGTGATACGGGATCGGATTGTCTTGGTACGGCTCATCGTCAAGGGTGTGTTGAAGCTCATCAATTTGAGTTGTTACCCGAACCTCCACCGAATCGGGCTCAATCGACACCATGGCCTTTATGGCCCATGCAATTACGAACGTCGCATGCCCACGAAGAAGGGTGTGATCGCGAATGGAGTATCTCCACCACAAAGTTTTCAGGGGAAAATGGGCACCTCACCAGATTGCATGCGACCCGTGTGAATTTTGAGAATGGAAAGGTGGTTCCTGTTCCCGGGGCCGAGATCAAGATGGATGTTGAGCTGGTCTTGTTGGCGATGGGGTTTGTCGGGCCGGTTAAAGGGGGCCTGCTGGATTCTCTTGGGCTTCAATATGATTCTCGTGGGAATGTGGCTGTTGATGAACACTTCATGACTAATATGGATGGGGTGTTTGCCACAGGGGACACTAAGCGTGGCGCGTCTTTGATTGTCTGGGCTATTGCAGAAGGTAGAAAGTCTGCGGCCGGGATTCACCGGTATCTACAAGCTGGACGATCCTTTCGGGTGTCCTGA